AAAAAGTAGTAAAAAAGTGCAAAACAAGCGGCCAGAAAACCCCCACACCATCCCCTCAGACCTCTTCCGTGCACGGTGACGGTGCCAGATCccaaaatgcaatgcaatgaaaTGAAAGAGGTAGGCAGCCAAGTCTCCGCGCGCTGGACCCTGCCTTGCGACGGCGGCTAAAAACGGAGAGATTCGCACGGCCCCCCCACGGTAAAATAGCCACCCAATTTCCAAATACAGCACACTGCACACTACTTTacttatacatatatatatatacatatatatatatacatgtatatatatggcGTGTTTAATTCACAAAATTTTTTAGGTTTAGCTATTGTTGcacttttgtttttatttagtaattattgtccaatcatggactaattaggctcaaaagattcatctcatcatttacagctaaactctgcaattagttatttttttaaactacatttagtgctccatacatgtgtccaaaaattcgatgtgacgggaaatcttaaaaaaatttgagaactaaacatggccataGATATAATAAAAGCGCACGTAGAAGGATAGTGTAACGGATCAGGGATCCTTCCCATTGCGGCGACGACAACGCATGGATCgatcgccgccgtccgcccccgCAAGCAATGCCACGCGATCGCAACGCAACCCGACGCGACGAGCGCTGGCGGTCGGTTCACGAGAcgagctgctggctgctgctccgCGCCTGCGCCCCAGCCCGTTTGGTCAACCACaccccgcgcggcgcgcgggcgcggcaggCCCCCACGACAAGTCAGCCAGGCCAGCCCCAGCCTGTGGTTCGCTTGCCGAGCACTGATGCCGCGGCTGACTTTTCCTCGATCCCATCTCgccttctttcctttcttcgcTGATCGCCTGGGACTGGGACGCGCGCGGGTGAATCGAATCGCTGGTCGGGGGCACCGGGGCCAAACGGCGTGGAGGGCgtggcggccgcgcgcggcgaGCCCCGCTCCGGAAGCAAGCCGAGCGAGACCGCAGGCACGATGCCCAGGCCAGGCCAGCCAGCAGAAAGGCGGGCGGGGGCGACCACGTGCGCCACGCCTCGCGACGCGGGAGGACGGGACGGGCGCGCGGTGGATGGGAGGGAGGCGGAGGCCAACGTGCCGGATCGGCGTTGGCCTCGGCAGCCGCAGCTCGGCCTggcttggctcggctcggtGGCGTGCGACGCGATGAGATGATGAGAGGCGGGCTGGATGGATCATGATGTGGCTGCGGCGGCTCTGCGAGTGCGCGTACAAGCTACATCGCCCGCCCCACACGCCCCCGCGCGCTGGGGCTGTCGTCCCGTCTCGTCTCATCCCGATGCCCCCCGCCCGCCCTCGCTTCTGACTCCCACGCCcactcctcccctccctccccaaTAGAAAAGCAAGCCGCAAAAATAATcgccaagagagagagagagagagagagagagagaggagagacgcGAGGGCCGGGggtggaggaagaggaaaaaagaagagaagagcGAGAAAAGAAATCCCCCGTCcaccgctccccgccgccgcgcgcgtcccGGGCGGGAGCCGGCGCGAGTGCTGGGGTTCAGTGAGGACCGGGCGGGAGCCGGGGCCACGGATCGAGCGGCAGCGATGACGCCGACGGAGCCGGAGCCCGGGCCCGAGCaggcggcgccggaggcggcgctccccttggcggcggccgcgccggcgccggtcaaGAAGAAGCGGAACCTCCCCGGGACGCCAGGTGAGCGagcgcacccccccccctctcgcgTGTTGCTTCGGGGTTGGTGTGCGTGCTAGTACTACTGCTACCTCCCTCCGTTTCGGCCCCCCCGCGTGCTCTGAACGGTTTGTTTGCTTGCTCGCTCGCCCTACGCTCTTCCCGCCGCCGCAGATCCGGACGCCGAGGTGATCGCGCTCTCGCCGGGGACGCTGCTGGCCACGAACCGCTTCGTCTGCGAGGTGTGCGGGAAGGGCTTCCAGCGGGACCAGAACCTGCAGCTGCACCGGAGGGGGCACAACCTGCCCTGGCGCCTTCGGCAGCGCgggcccggcgccgcgccgccgcgccgccgggtcTACGTGTGCCCCGAGCCCGGGTGCGTGCACCACTCCCCGGCCCGCGCGCTCGGCGACCTCACCGGGATCAAGAAGCACTTCTGCCGCAAGCACGGGGAGAAGCGCTGGGCCTGCCCGCGCTGCGGCAAGCGCTACGCCGTCCAGGCAGACCTCAAGGCGCACGCCAAGATCTGCGGCACCCGCGAGTACCGCTGCGACTGCGGCACGCTCTTCACCAGGTGCGTGATTGCTTGCTtgctgcttcttcctcctctaccGCAGCCCGATTTGGGAAAAGCTAGCGTTTTTACTTGTTTCATTCATCGGATGGCGTGCTTTGCTTGGTTCAGACGGGACAGTTTCGTGACGCACCGCGCCTTCTGCGGCGCCCTCGTGGAGGAGGCCGGCAGGGCGCTggcgccaccggcgccgccatCGCCTCGGCCGCCTGATTTGGAGGCTGAGGAGAATGTGGACAAGGACAAGGAGAAGGggcaggaggaagaggagaatgAGGACTCTGCACTGGCCGAGGCGGAGCAGCCTCAGCGTGTGGAGGCACCGGTGCCGGAAGCGCCACAGCGCCATCCGTCACCACCTCCATTGCCACAGGAGCCACCGCCCCATCCGTCATCACCTCCATTGCCAAAGGAGCCGCTGCGCCGTCCGTCTCCACCTCCATTGCCAAAGGAGCCGCTGCGCCGTCCGTCCCCACCTCCATTGCCAAAGGAGCCGCCACACCGTCCGTCCCCACCTCCATTGCCAAAGGAGCCGCTGCGCCGTCCGTCCCCACCTCCATTGCCAAAGGAGCCACAGCTCtttccctccccacttccatttCCACTGGAGCAGCGACCAGTTGTGGCAGTGGTGCCAAATGTGGATGGTATGCTCCTCTTGCATCTTGTTCGTGTGCTTGTCTTATTGCCCATACATAGACCTGATGAGATTTATGGCAAGTTCTTGCTCTTCAAGTCGATCTCATGGCCGTAATAAGAAAGCAATGCATGGGTCTTGGCTTTTTCCCCAATTTGGTTGGCCATTTGGTCAATTAGCTCAATAGCGATAACTGACTTGTTCTTCCTTGTTTTGGTTTATCATGTTATAGGGCCAGAGGTGGTTGCTGAGACAACTGTGGCTGCCAAATTGGAGGATGAAGCTGATCAAGATGAAGACACATGCTTCCAGGAAGCTGATCAATTCAAGGAAGCTGAACTTGAGGTCTCCAATCTGCTGGACAAAGACACTCCAATGCTTCCTTGCTTCCTCCCATCACCCTCAGAGGCCATTGGTACCGATGGGAGCAGCACCACCTGTGGTGCTGGCGGCAGTGTTTCCAATTCTATCGCGCCATCTACAACAACCAACACTTTTGCCGGtctgtttgcctcagccacaacAAGCACCACTTCCCAGAGCAGATCTCTGCGTGATCTCATTGGTGTTGATCCCACCTTCCTTTGCCTTGCGATCGGTGCGCCCTCCTCTCTGTTCCCACAGACAAGCGCAAGCAATCCAGGCACTTTCGCTGCACCTCCGGCCCCTCACATGTCCGCAACTGCGCTCCTGCAGAAGGCAGCCGAAGTTGGGGCTTCGCAATCAAGCTCATCCTTCCTGAAGGAATTTGGGCTTGCCTCTTCCTCAACATCATCGCCTCCATTGAAGCAGCCACCTCAAGGACGGTTTACTGAAAACAGCGCGCTACCGTGGCACCACTGCAGTAATCAGCACATGGAGATGGAGCACCATCGGAATCATCAGCAGAGGGAGATGGAGTCCAGTTCGCAACCTTGGCACCACCGGAGTACTCAGCAAATGGAGATGGAGCGCCACCGGAACAACCAACAAAGGGAGATGGAGTCGAGTTCGCAAAGGTGGCACCACCACCGGAGTGATCAGCAAATGGACATGGAGCGCCACCGGAGTAATCAGCAAATGCAGATGGAGTCCAGCCTGCAACGGTGGCCACACCACAGGAGCAATCAGCAAATGGAGGTGAGTAATCAGCAAATGCAGATGGAGTCCAGCACGCAACAGTGGCCGCACCACAGGAGCAGTCAGCAAATGGAGTTGATGGAGCGGCACCACTGGAGTAGTCAGCAAATGGAGTGGGAGTCCAGGGCAATGCTATCTGGGGGTCTAGGCCTTGGTCTCGCATACGAAAGTGGAAATTCAGGGTTGCCGGACCTGATGATGGGGCCATCACCACTGTTCGGTCCCAAGCCTGCTACGCTGGACTTCCTTGGGCTTGGCATCGGAGGGACCATGGACGGCTCCACGGCCAACGGTGGCCTCCCGGCATTGATGGTTGGAGGAGAGCTGGCCATGGGGTCTTCGGCACAGGTGCCGGCGCCATGGGAGGACGCCAAGAGGAAGACCAACGGCCGCACGATCCTGTGAGGTTTTCGTTTTTTTGTAACCTTGGGGGGTTTCGTGCCTCGGCTCGCTCATTCTTTCAGTCTCAGTCGCAGCTGTGTTGGTGGTAGAGCTAGAAACTCTGTACATAGCTCGATGCTTCTCCCAATCCTGCATTTCTGTCTGGAAAGGAAAACTCGAATTGAAGCTGTTATTATAGCCAAAATTCCATCCCGGCAAGATGGAACCTGACATTTGATGCGATGCCCGTTGCTTTCAAGATGTGACGAGGTTAACAGGGTAAGTAGTCGCCTTTATTACCGAGATCTTCGGTGCTACTAATCCAGTACTGTTTTTGGAAAGATCCGAGATGAGGACAGCGACGCTGACATGTGAAAGGTGTTTTTACtgtcggctgctgctgctgctaagtCGGCAGGGTTTCCTAATTACCTAACCTGCTGCTGGTACTTTGGAGAATTTATCGTGCACTTGGTGTCAAAAAAATCCCTGCTTGATTACTTTGCCTCGTGTACCTGTAACCTGTAATCTGTGTGCGACCCTGTAATCTCTTTCACTGCTGTTGTTATCAGCTGGGGCTTTGTCACGCAACAGTAACGAGCTGGGGAGACCCTGCTGCTCAGCACTCAACAGTATGCTGAAGGCCAACGCCCAGCAGTGGTATTCTTTTCATCAGACGTCTGTATCTCTCTGTCGGCGACAGATAAACTGCTAACCATGTGTTCATCGGAATTCAGAGGTCATTTTCCTCGATCCCGGCCTTCAGCATGTCCTCGGAGAATTTGTAGCAGgtaatttccaaaaaaaaaagaatctgcAGCAGGTGGCTATGGAGCCACAGTTGTGGTCGCTGTGGAGCCGGGAACCAGCAGCACAGGATGGGGTTTGCCCTTTGCAGCTTGAACGTGTCAGGTTCCTTTCGGGAACGGGAAAGGAGGGTGTGAACGTGTCGCGGCCCTGGCCCGGACGTACCGGGCTACAGTGTCTTGTTGGTCCGACGTGACGATCGTGGCCTAATCAGTGTGGCAAACACTGAACCACTCAGGGTTAGAGGATCAGCGAAGACGAGATCGCCAAAGGCATCGATACTGACGAAGCCACTAATCAATGTTTGCTGGAGGCTTTAATTGGAACTGAGGGGGCGATGTTTGGTTGGTAGGTGCCCACACGTGCCAAGATAGGGATTGGAGTGGCAGGTGATTCTCATTCTTCTGGTCATTTTCTTTTCCCATCGGAAAAGGTGAGTACAAGAAAGTCACAAAAAAATTGCAGTGTTGTACCTCAATGtctgaaaatatattttaggTAAAACTGGTACTAGCAATCTATCATCCAAAGTACCATCCCAGATCCTCAAATGATCCAGCAATTCCTGACCACAGGAAGTGAAGCAAAATATCTAGCCACTGCCGCAGTGGTACCAAGAGAGCCAAGCGCTGCCAGGCAGAACGAGTGACAGTGCCACTTGTAACTGAAGCTGAAAGCCATTCTGTTGCCGACTGCCGTTTCATTTCACACCCCGGGCGGGCGTCACGGGGCAGCTGGGTGGGCTAAGATCATGGCGGCACCATGTTGGATCGCTCGACCCCGGGCGCCTTCCCGTTTCGACGGCGCACACGCGAAAGGCGGCACGCTCGGTGGCTCGACTTGTCTGAACTTGATAAGTTGCGTGTGCTCTGCTCGGGCTCTGAATGGGGGCCGGGTTTGTGCCAAGCGTTTCCCGGTCGATGGCGGCCTCCGCTTTCGAGGAGCCTAGACGCGTGTGCCCCCGAGTTGAGGCCGTGCAGGCTGGAGCGTGCGTATGTGGATCCATACAAGACGAACTTAGGCTAGTCTCAACGCAGACTCAACTCATAAAATTTAAGTctcaaagactccatcacaaTAACTATACTTCCAAATACAAAATGTGTTATTTTAGTTTATATGACCCATTTGTCTCTCTCACGTTCATTTTTGATTTGCGTGAAGACTTGGAGTCTAAATAAAACTTggagtcttgatttctctccctctctcttccataAATATACTACCACATCAgtaaaacacaataaataggAGGCTTAGACTTCATGGTAGAGTTtgggttgggactgcccttagGCCTTCTCCAGTCGTGGGTGCTGTCCACCCAAAAAACACGAGGCCACGTAGGCTGAGATCGTGATTTTCCCGAAACCGACTCCTCCTTCTCCAGTGGTGTGGGCCCCATAGCGCACCTTCCCCCACCCTTTTCTCTCGCATCTCTCATCACCGCGGACGCCGGCGACGCCGTACCTGCTCCGTCTCACCGCggacgccggcgacgccgcggccgTACGGCTCATCCTGCGCCGTCAGCCGCACCTGCTGccgttcctcgagtgaagcgtcccctcatgagagaagacttaaaattgatacaatatcagtctcaggaggctgataacacttttattacatcagatggtacatcaccgtacaactctacgcggaagtgggcagtgaagcgccactatcgcgatgataacaactaacacccacacaacaatATTAATTACGAAAAGGGGGTCATCATAGTATTGCGCCATGCGGaacctcctgcgggtgaccctaatccacatgcaaggttgggtgtaggacggaacctctactcgacgtcttcgggaacgaagtctaggtcttcttctgtaaaaattacgaatggggtgagtacaaacgtactcagcaagtccaaccacacccacggagggggtataaacagaatataatgcaccggttacatcaaggataaggctgtgGTTTATCTTGCGGAAAACAATCTTCTATGcatgggttcatttgaaagaaaggattttcaaagcaagttttctttgtactgaaTAGCACATAATGTTGGCCCACACATAACCCaaattttaagctgctaccggactcctcatccgccgtagcacacggcacaactgccggacacattcccAAAACagctcacgccaacccatctccaaaataaacactagttatgtgacacaccgtaactcgcccagtaccgtgggcacggctattcgaatggattttaactctgcagaggtgtgcaactttacccacaagcggggtaccacagctcgagcaccgtagtgtcggtgtagatcccaacaaagccattacccaccttagctagacttgactagccatcacgggatccaccaaggggtcattgacctatcacagaggttttaaccggggtacaagtcacacagagctaatcccttctccttaatcacccgttgctctcagctctcctgatggctatcagactaactagtggggtttatgctaagccgttgcccattcaacggtcgagtggtttgcacgatagtgaagttaggtgagatgacacaccaactcggtccttagtggtgacaagatggatatctcccctccttgctctgccacacaggcacgagcacaccaatcggcaaatcacacagaaatgccatccatcccgtctaaactcatctttcgaaattccacatttcccccttcccacacacgcacacattttctttataaaacaagttgtattgtgtataaggtcctaagcgttctagcagcgattagcgtccaaacaaaacacattcagacattaatctaggtagtcaaggaatggttataacaaatcaaggggtggctatccaaccatgttttcatcagacaaaacatatgcaattttataaaacaggtcaataggttgtgtttataaaaactaggacaaaatatgcatcaaaggcgggattgaacttgccgtcttcaaagccttccgggaagtcctgatcgaggtactgtccttcgggttcggggtcgcggaactatTCCTCGTccgcttgctcgcagtactgctcgtcgacgggttcttcctcgttcactccgtgatctacgacgcgtaCAAacacacacaatcaagaaaaagaaataaaagttttatcgttgagctcgattcaGAAATAATTAACATGTGGAGATAGATGTAATATTTTTGagcggttttctaatggcatggccaaaattatgttatgaagggcgtggtaaagtttcaggtcgatcggaggttgtttggcgcatgaaatgataggttacggAGAGGCTTAGGGGTTAAACAAGGagtcagggacctatttgtaattagtgAAAGGACCTGATTAGAATTCTGGGGAATGTTCGGGTTATTCTGGAAAagggtaggggtttatttataaatacATTTATATGGTCGAGGGTTCATTTGTGAATAGGAAGTTAGCCAGGGTTTCTTATGCAAAAAGGGTTATAAAGGGGTGAGGGCTCTTAAATAAAatgggagaaggggaggggcctAAGGGCAAAAccacccttcttcctcctccctcccgtggtcaaaacagaggaggaggaagggggcgacggcggcgccctgcgccggcgagccagggcgcggcggcggccgggaggaaaggggaaagagagaggggatcGAGGGGGTTCGACTCCCCCTCTTACCTCGGGCTGGGGTGGAGCAGAGAGGTCGGGCCacgaggaccggcggcggcggcgctaggcggcTCTGGCGGCGGCGTTAGGGGaccagggaggcggcgggcggtggtggcctGGGATATGGAGCTCGAGGACGACGCGggggccttttataggcgaaaagaggcggtggggaggagggggccgcgCGGTGGCCggtcggcgagctcggcgggcgccattaatggcgtttgGCTGCTTGCAGgtgtcgcggagcggcgtgcggcggcgaggacgacaaGACCGCTCAGGCAGGCGGACGTGGGGAGGTCCGGCCGCTGTGCGCGATCAGGGAGGCTCGGTGGCGAGGCGGGGCGCTGTGGCGTTGCTGCGCGCGGCCTGTGCGGCTCGGCCAGCGAAGCGACGACACTGTGCGCCcaggcgacgggcggcgcggcgagcgcacGTGGGAGCAGGGCTTGGCGCGCGTGGGCGGGGCCGAGAGTAGaggcgagcgggaccggggaCGGCCGTCGTCGAGCcgcgggcggcgagcggcacggcgggcggcgcgcgtcgcgtgGCGTGGGCAGGCGTGCGCGTGGGCCGGACAGGGGAGGTGGGTGcgggcgcgcagcggcggctTGCGCGGCAAgggcagagggcggcagcggcggtgcgtGCACGCGCGCGTCGTGGCACGCGGAGCGCGTGGTCGGGAACAGGGCCTGGGGGCGTGCGCGCTGGAGCGGggagcgagggcggcggcgagctgtgcAGCGCTCGGGGGCGCGCGGCAGAGAAGAAGGAGAGAGtaggaagggaggaggaaaagaaaaagaaaaataaaaagggaggaaaatggaaaaggaaaaagaaaaggagagagtgATAGGGAGAGAGCGGGAGTGAGCGCGCGCCGGCGATATTCGCGGTCGGCTGTCTCGCGTGGGCGACAGGCCACCGGATGACACGGGATGGGACGACGGCgggggaaaaaagagagggtaCGGTCGGCGGAAAAGATGGAACAACGATTGAAATCGGACATCAAGACGGCGGAAACTCTGGGAGgggattagggtttagggttaacgATCTCAACGATGAAAATATTTTAGCGCGTGTTTTAATTTGGtggattttcgggatgttacatcaAGCCCCAGCccgcggcgcccgccgccgccgccaccgagaaGTGGGCGCCGCTGCACGCAGCGGCCGCgagattgggggggggggctgcgGGGAGGTGAGGTGGCTGTGCCCCGAGGCGCTGGCCGCGCGCGACCGCAAAGGGAGGACGGTCCTGCACGCCGCGGCTGTGgccggggaggcggaggcggtggtcGTGCTGGGGGAGCTCGAGAGCCCGCGTCCGCCACCCGTgcgggcctccgccgccacccgccgccgtcgaaggagctcgagctcgagccgggacgcgcgccatggccggagctcgagggccgccgccatggagggagggggagggaggaggatggggagctccgccgccacgcgGACCCGATGAGGGAGGAGGCACCGAGGCGAGAGGAATCTGTCAAGGGGCCTGTTCAATTTTTTAGTCGCGAGGGATCGAACCCAATTTTGGCTTCGATGCTTGTCTCTCTCCTCGAAGGTGCGCTTGCTCCGGTCGTTGCATCGATTCCTTCTGTTGCCACCGGGGACGAAGGTGCGGCCACTGGAGAAGGCTTTAGCAACCCCCAATTTATAAGCTTCATGCTGCATTGCATCTCTGAGTTTGCAAGTGTGGTCTGCATACAAAAGCAAAAGGAAAAGATTCTCCTTTATCAAAATACCCCTCGAATGAAGTGACGTTATATATACAGTAAACAAGCATAATCGTTTTGCCAGTGAGTTGGGAAATGGGATAGTTCTGAACTGATCGGTTGCGTTTATACTTCTGTTCAATCTTGAAATGCGTTTGTGCCACGTATTTCCAAGACCGGAACAAAGTAGAGCAACCATGACCTTCTTCCGAAAACTCGTTCCTCACTGCCTGTTGCTACTACAGGCTTCACTACAAAGTAGATATAAATGTTGCATATATTATCTACAAATCTAGTCAAAATTGTAGCACGGAAACAAAAAACAACACTTAATaaggaacggagggagtactgaaAATAGGAGAACTTGCTTTATTTTTACCAAACAGGTAACCTACTTCCACGAGTTGTTTTGCGCTGCTCGTGCTACTCGAAGAATCtttcatgcatgaagtattaaataaaatttatttgtaaaattttttcacgGATATGTATAACTTTGctcgacgaatctaatgacggtaattaatcgatgattgactatagtgatgctacagtaaccatcttctaATCGTGCGATCACAGGCTTCATTAGATCTGTCTCGCGAAGTAGTGCAGGGGTTGTAGAATTAGTTTTGTAAAGTGTTTTTATTTAGTACCTTTAATTATTAATCAAAATTTGTGCTACTTGTCCTACTGACAAAATCAAACAGGGCCTTGGACTTATGCAGCCTAAATTCCACACAGCAGTACGGCAGGAGATGGCCACATCTGGATCTGGAATCGAGTAGATAAGCATCATTATGCTATTGATTGATGAAGTGACCTATCTTCGCTGGAGGATTTAAGGGAGGATATTTTGTAGGTGCCCAcacttccaaaaaaaaaagtgttcaGCTTCAGACACACATAGTGACGATGACTCCCATACTTTTTCAATATCGTCATAGAAAAAGATACGGCTAGTCTTATAAAAGAGTTGCAATAATGTTGATCGCCCTGCTGCAAATGCAATACAACTATATATGAATGGGTAAACTGATTGGTATTATCTATCCCAAGTTAATTGCCTTTTTGCAACATAATGACTTGCACGGAAGAAACATAAATTTCAGATGGCAAGCAGATGAGCAAGTGTCCTGATGATCCAGACCGACTGCCATTCAGCTTAGAGAACAGGACACGTGGTCCGTGCCAGACACACAGTTAGACAAGCAGCCCAGCTGTGGCACGAATCTGGAAAGGTTAGCCTTGCCGTTACACTCCAGAGCTCCATCCAAAATGCATAGGCTCAACCCAGCTGTACTACCTGCCCAAAGTAGGCCTTGCCGGAGGCCTGAGATCCGCTAGACCGCTACAAGAAGTTCAGCAAAAAAGGAACTAATAACAGAGCCGTTGGGTGTCTCACAACCTCGAATCCATACTACATCTGGCTTTGCCGATGATGCCAATTGAGCCGCCGGATCAGCTGCTGCTCTCCCACAAGACTGTGGCAGAGGACAGCCTCATCCAAAGCAATCTGAAGCTCCAATCCAGCTGAGAATTCTCAGCTGATGCTGCAAGTGGGCCGTGAGCATCGAGTACAGGCGCGCCCGTACCAGAGACGACTAGCGAACACCGCCGCGCCCCTACAGAGCTCAGGAGATTCAAGCCACAGCCTGGACTTCGTCGTGTGGTTCCGGATGCGTGCAGGGCCAAGCTTCTTTCCCCTCGGCTCCCGTCCCCGTCCTGGCTGACAGAGGAGGCGAGTAAAGAGCTTGGAAAAATTGGGCCATTCATGGATGGAA
This portion of the Panicum virgatum strain AP13 chromosome 2N, P.virgatum_v5, whole genome shotgun sequence genome encodes:
- the LOC120661790 gene encoding zinc finger protein ENHYDROUS-like → MTPTEPEPGPEQAAPEAALPLAAAAPAPVKKKRNLPGTPDPDAEVIALSPGTLLATNRFVCEVCGKGFQRDQNLQLHRRGHNLPWRLRQRGPGAAPPRRRVYVCPEPGCVHHSPARALGDLTGIKKHFCRKHGEKRWACPRCGKRYAVQADLKAHAKICGTREYRCDCGTLFTRRDSFVTHRAFCGALVEEAGRALAPPAPPSPRPPDLEAEENVDKDKEKGQEEEENEDSALAEAEQPQRVEAPVPEAPQRHPSPPPLPQEPPPHPSSPPLPKEPLRRPSPPPLPKEPLRRPSPPPLPKEPPHRPSPPPLPKEPLRRPSPPPLPKEPQLFPSPLPFPLEQRPVVAVVPNVDGPEVVAETTVAAKLEDEADQDEDTCFQEADQFKEAELEVSNLLDKDTPMLPCFLPSPSEAIGTDGSSTTCGAGGSVSNSIAPSTTTNTFAGLFASATTSTTSQSRSLRDLIGVDPTFLCLAIGAPSSLFPQTSASNPGTFAAPPAPHMSATALLQKAAEVGASQSSSSFLKEFGLASSSTSSPPLKQPPQGRFTENSALPWHHCSNQHMEMEHHRNHQQREMESSSQPWHHRSTQQMEMERHRNNQQREMESSSQRWHHHRSDQQMDMERHRSNQQMQMESSLQRWPHHRSNQQMEVSNQQMQMESSTQQWPHHRSSQQMELMERHHWSSQQMEWESRAMLSGGLGLGLAYESGNSGLPDLMMGPSPLFGPKPATLDFLGLGIGGTMDGSTANGGLPALMVGGELAMGSSAQVPAPWEDAKRKTNGRTIL